From the Oryza glaberrima chromosome 5, OglaRS2, whole genome shotgun sequence genome, one window contains:
- the LOC127772527 gene encoding ethylene-responsive transcription factor ERF094-like: protein MEPNYSDYHPNSVPFDAYYEHGHGHLDDHGHGHHHLIPAHPEPSYSYGNWSFLHADATATSSSESSSASASSGAAHIVGASGPSASFVRQLHFGGEYYDDDAADISALMEAASISCWTTNGGAGASTSQTTGLEGVEVMRRAAAPAPDNGSSDKEEAARPLIGVRKRPWGKYAAEIRDSTRNGARVWLGTFNTPEQAALAYDQAALSVRGPGAVLNYPLHRVRESLRTLELGAAAAASESPVLTLKRRHRIRKRSTTKKAPASKEADEAPATTSSEGKKKRQVNTTSHSHDGKQDQTSSPCVLELEDLGTDYLEELLALSEEQP, encoded by the coding sequence ATGGAGCCAAACTACAGCGACTACCACCCCAACAGTGTCCCCTTCGATGCCTACTACGAGCACGGCCATGGCCATCTCGACGATcatggccatggccaccaccacctgaTCCCTGCCCATCCTGAGCCCTCCTACTCCTACGGCAACTGGTCCTTCCTCCATGCCGATGCCACCGCAACGTCCTCCTCcgagtcgtcgtcggcgtccgccAGCTCCGGCGCGGCGCACATTGTTGGCGCCTCCGGTCCTTCTGCATCCTTCGTGCGGCAGCTTCATTTCGGCGGCGAGtactacgacgacgacgcggcggacaTCAGCGCCCTCATGGAAGCCGCCTCCATCTCCTGCTGGACGACGAACGGTGGTGCCGGTGCGTCAACGTCGCAAACCACAGGCTTGGAGGGGGTGGAGGTGATGAGGAGAGCGGCGGCCCCGGCGCCGGACAACGGATCAAGTgacaaggaggaggcggcgcggccgctgATCGGGGTGCGGAAGCGGCCGTGGGGCAAGTACGCGGCGGAGATCCGGGACTCCACGCGCAACGGCGCGCGGGTGTGGCTGGGCACCTTCAACACCCCCGAGCAAGCGGCGCTGGCGTACGACCAGGCCGCCCTCTCGGTGCGCGGCCCCGGCGCGGTGCTCAACTACCCGCTCCACCGCGTGCGGGAGTCGCTGCGCACGCTcgagctcggcgccgccgccgccgcctcggagTCCCCCGTGCTCACGCTCAAACGGCGCCACCGCATCCGGAAGCGCTCCACGACCAAGAAGGCGCCGGCGAGCAAGGAGGCCGACGAGGCACCCGCCACGACGTCGtcggaggggaagaagaagcggcAGGTCAACACCACCAGCCATAGTCATGACGGTAAGCAAGACCAGACGTCATCGCCATGTGTGCTGGAGCTGGAGGACCTAGGAACGGACTACTTGGAGGAGCTGCTCGCGTTGTCCGAGGAGCAACCGTAG
- the LOC127773719 gene encoding uncharacterized acetyltransferase At3g50280-like, which translates to MVEAASAAPATVVVPLTQTLCANAPATSVTVVSKQTVRPDGASAVGDVKLSVSDMPMLSCHYIQKGLFFPPPGVPIASLVSSLVCALSRALAVFPALAGRLVTLDDGRIVIRCDGVAVEFYHAVAPALSLGDFLVPNADVPTRLTKDLFPMDRTVSYDGHHRPLTSFQLTVLGDGAVFVGFVANHAVVDGTSFWHFFNTWAGLCRGTPVQPPDLRRNFFGDSTAVIRFPGGAGPAVTFDADAPLRERVLHFSAAAIRELKAKANQWKRSDKFAEANGKHVDETKAHGGYREISSFQSLCAHIWRAVTRSRRLLAADATTTFRMAVNCRHRLRPAISPLYFGNAIQSVATTATVAELASNGLRWAAARLNATVVAHEDGAIRRAAAEWEAAPRCFPLGNPDGAALTMGSSPRFPMYDGNDFGWGRAIAVRSGRANKFDGKMSAFPGQAGDGSVDVEFCLAPDTMARLLGDHEFLQYVSRAP; encoded by the coding sequence ATGGTGGAGGCTGCCTCGGctgcgccggcgacggtggtcgTTCCGCTGACGCAGACGCTCTGCGCGAATGCGCCTGCGACGAGCGTCACCGTCGTTTCGAAGCAGACCGTTCGGCCCGACGGCGCGTCGGCGGTTGGAGACGTCAAGCTCTCGGTCTCCGACATGCCGATGCTGTCGTGCCACTACATCCAGAAGGGGCTCTTCTTCCCGCCCCCTGGCGTCCCGATCGCCTCCCTCGTGTCGTCGCTCGTGTGCGCGCTCTCCCGGGCGCTCGCGGTGTTCCCTGCCCTCGCCGGCCGGCTCGTCACGCTGGATGATGGCCGCATCGTCATCCGGTGCGACGGCGTGGCCGTTGAGTTCTACCACGCGGTCGCGCCCGCTCTGTCGCTGGGAGACTTCCTCGTGCCCAACGCCGACGTGCCGACCAGGCTGACGAAGGATTTGTTCCCCATGGACCGCACCGTGAGCTACGACGGCCACCACCGTCCGCTCACCTCGTTCCAGCTCACCGTGCTCGGCGATGGAGCTGTCTTCGTCGGCTTCGTCGCTAACCACGCCGTCGTGGACGGCACCTCCTTCTGGCACTTCTTTAACACGTGGGCAGGTCTCTGCCGCGGCACGCCGGTCCAGCCGCCGGACTTGCGCCGGAACTTCTTTGGCGACTCCACGGCCGTCATCCGCTTCCCCGGTGGCGCGGGTCCTGCCGTCACCTTCGACGCCGACGCGCCCCTCCGCGAGCGAGTCCTCCAtttcagcgccgccgccattcgCGAGCTGAAGGCCAAGGCCAACCAGTGGAAAAGATCCGACAAATTTGCCGAGGCTAACGGGAAGCATGTGGATGAAACGAAGGCTCATGGCGGTTACAGAGAGATCTCGTCGTTCCAATCACTGTGCGCGCATATCTGGAGGGCGGTGACGCGATCCCGGCGGCTGCTGGCGGCCGACGCGACCACGACGTTCCGCATGGCGGTGAACTGCCGGCACCGCCTGCGCCCGGCGATCTCCCCGCTCTACTTCGGCAACGCCATCCAGAGCGTGGCCACAACCGCGACGGTGGCCGAGCTGGCGTCCAACGGcctgcggtgggcggcggccagGCTGAACGCGACCGTGGTGGCGCACGAGGACGGCGCCATCCGCCGGGCCGCGGCGGAGTGGGAGGCCGCGCCGCGGTGCTTCCCGCTGGGCAACCCCGACGGCGCGGCGCTCACGATGGGGAGCTCGCCCCGGTTCCCTATGTACGACGGCAACGACTTCGGGTGGGGCAGGGCGATCGCCGTGCGGAGCGGGCGCGCCAACAAGTTCGACGGCAAGATGTCGGCGTTCCCGGGCCAGGCTGGGGACGGCAGCGTCGACGTCGAGTTTTGCCTCGCGCCCGACACCATGGCCCGCCTGCTCGGTGACCACGAGTTCTTGCAGTACGTGTCGCGTGCACCGTGA